In one Pseudomonas sp. Bout1 genomic region, the following are encoded:
- the ispE gene encoding 4-(cytidine 5'-diphospho)-2-C-methyl-D-erythritol kinase: protein MTTQRLTLPSPAKLNLMLHILGRREDGYHELQTIFQFLDYGDELTFAVRDDGVIQLHTEFEGVPHDSNLIVRAAKKLQEQSGCPLGIDIWIEKILPMGGGIGGGSSNAATTLLGLNHLWQLGWDHDRLAALGLTLGADVPVFVRGHAAFAEGVGEKLTPVDPEEPWYVVLVPQVSVSTAEIFSDPLLTRNSPPIKVRPVPKGNSRNDCLPVVARRYPDVRNALNLLGNFTEAKLTGTGSCVFGGFPSKAEADKVSALLTETLTGFVAKGSNVSMLHRKLQSLL from the coding sequence ATGACCACGCAACGGCTGACCCTGCCCTCCCCGGCCAAACTGAATTTGATGCTGCACATTCTCGGTCGCCGTGAAGACGGCTATCACGAATTGCAGACTATTTTTCAGTTTCTCGACTACGGCGATGAGCTGACTTTCGCCGTTCGCGATGACGGCGTGATTCAACTGCACACCGAATTCGAAGGCGTGCCTCACGACAGCAACCTGATTGTGAGGGCCGCGAAAAAACTTCAGGAACAATCCGGTTGCCCATTGGGCATCGATATCTGGATCGAAAAAATCCTGCCCATGGGCGGCGGCATCGGTGGCGGCAGCTCGAATGCCGCGACGACGTTGCTCGGCTTGAATCACTTGTGGCAACTGGGTTGGGACCACGATCGCCTGGCGGCGCTGGGCCTGACACTGGGTGCGGACGTCCCGGTTTTCGTGCGTGGGCACGCCGCTTTTGCCGAGGGCGTGGGGGAGAAACTCACCCCTGTAGACCCCGAAGAGCCGTGGTATGTCGTGCTTGTTCCGCAAGTATCTGTAAGTACAGCAGAAATTTTTTCAGATCCACTGTTGACACGTAACTCTCCTCCCATTAAAGTGCGCCCCGTTCCCAAGGGAAACAGTCGAAATGACTGCTTACCGGTTGTAGCAAGGCGTTATCCAGATGTACGTAACGCTTTGAATTTGTTAGGTAATTTTACCGAAGCAAAATTAACCGGAACTGGAAGTTGTGTGTTTGGGGGCTTCCCAAGCAAAGCTGAAGCTGATAAAGTCTCGGCCCTTCTTACAGAGACCCTTACAGGGTTTGTAGCAAAGGGAAGCAACGTTTCGATGTTGCATCGCAAGCTGCAAAGTCTGCTCTAA
- the prfA gene encoding peptide chain release factor 1, with translation MKASLLNKLDVLQDRFEELTALLGDGEVICDQTKFRTYSKEYAEVEPIVRTYTQLLRVQADLEGAQALLKDSDPDMREMAVEEVREAKDKLIDLEGDLQRMLLPKDPNDGRNVFLEIRAGTGGDEAAIFSGDLFRMYSRYAERRGWRVEILSENIGEHGGYKEVIARVEGENVYGKLKFESGVHRVQRVPATESQGRIHTSACTVAVLPEPDEQEAIEINPADLRVDTYRSSGAGGQHVNKTDSAIRITHLPSGIVVECQEERSQHKNRARAMSWLSAKLNDQQTSAAANAIASERKLLVGSGDRSERIRTYNFAQGRVTDHRVNLTLYSLDEILAGGVDAVIEPLLAEYQADQLAAIGE, from the coding sequence ATGAAAGCGTCACTGCTCAATAAACTGGACGTCCTTCAGGACCGTTTCGAAGAACTGACCGCCTTGCTTGGCGATGGCGAGGTCATCTGCGATCAAACCAAGTTCCGCACCTATTCCAAGGAATACGCGGAAGTTGAACCGATTGTGCGCACCTATACCCAGTTGCTCAGGGTTCAGGCCGACCTCGAAGGCGCCCAGGCGCTGCTCAAGGACAGCGACCCGGACATGCGCGAAATGGCCGTTGAAGAAGTGCGTGAAGCCAAGGACAAGCTGATCGACCTGGAAGGCGACCTGCAACGCATGCTGCTGCCCAAGGACCCCAACGACGGGCGCAACGTGTTCCTCGAAATCCGCGCCGGTACCGGCGGTGACGAGGCGGCGATTTTCTCCGGCGACCTGTTCCGCATGTATTCGCGCTATGCCGAACGTCGTGGCTGGCGCGTCGAGATCCTGTCCGAGAACATCGGTGAGCACGGCGGCTATAAAGAAGTCATCGCCCGGGTTGAAGGCGAGAATGTCTACGGCAAGCTGAAGTTCGAGTCTGGCGTGCACCGTGTGCAGCGGGTTCCGGCGACGGAATCCCAGGGCCGTATCCACACCTCGGCGTGCACCGTGGCCGTGTTGCCCGAGCCGGACGAGCAGGAAGCCATCGAGATCAACCCGGCGGACCTGCGGGTCGACACCTACCGCTCATCGGGCGCGGGTGGCCAGCACGTCAACAAGACTGACTCCGCGATTCGTATCACTCACCTGCCTTCGGGCATCGTGGTGGAGTGCCAGGAAGAACGTTCCCAGCACAAGAACCGTGCGCGGGCCATGTCCTGGCTGTCGGCCAAGCTCAACGACCAGCAGACCAGCGCCGCCGCCAATGCAATTGCCAGCGAGCGCAAGTTGCTGGTGGGTTCGGGCGACCGTTCCGAGCGTATCCGTACGTACAACTTTGCCCAGGGCCGGGTCACCGACCACCGCGTCAACCTGACGCTGTACTCCCTGGATGAAATCCTTGCCGGTGGCGTTGATGCGGTCATCGAGCCATTGTTGGCCGAATACCAGGCCGACCAGCTTGCGGCGATAGGTGAATAA
- the prmC gene encoding peptide chain release factor N(5)-glutamine methyltransferase yields the protein MTIIASLLRAADLPDSPTARLDVELLLAAALGKSRSYLHTWPEKIVSSEAALTFADYLQRRRTGEPVAYILGQQGFWKLDLEVAPHTLIPRPETEMLVEAALELLPATPAKVLDLGTGSGAIALALASERPAWQVTAVDRVLEAVALAERNRQRLHLNNATVLNSHWFSALEGHTYNLIISNPPYIADTDPHLVAGDVRFEPASALVAGHDGLDDLRLIIAQAPAHLDAAGWLLLEHGYDQAPAVRDLLLGEGFEDVHSRIDLGGHERITLGRRP from the coding sequence ATGACCATTATTGCCAGCCTGCTGCGCGCCGCCGACCTCCCGGACTCGCCCACTGCGCGCCTGGACGTGGAATTGTTGCTGGCCGCTGCCTTGGGCAAGTCCCGTAGCTACCTGCACACCTGGCCAGAAAAAATCGTCAGCAGCGAAGCCGCACTGACCTTTGCCGACTACCTGCAACGCCGCCGCACCGGCGAGCCCGTGGCCTACATCCTTGGCCAGCAAGGTTTCTGGAAGCTCGACCTGGAGGTGGCTCCGCACACGCTGATCCCTCGTCCGGAAACCGAGATGCTGGTGGAGGCCGCCCTGGAATTGCTGCCGGCCACGCCTGCCAAAGTCCTCGACCTGGGCACCGGCAGCGGCGCGATTGCCCTGGCCCTGGCCAGCGAACGCCCGGCCTGGCAAGTGACGGCCGTCGACCGCGTGCTGGAAGCCGTGGCCCTGGCCGAACGCAACCGCCAGCGCCTGCACCTCAATAACGCCACGGTGCTGAACAGCCATTGGTTCAGCGCCCTCGAAGGCCACACCTACAACCTGATCATCAGCAACCCACCGTATATAGCCGACACCGACCCTCACCTGGTGGCCGGTGATGTGCGCTTTGAACCGGCCAGTGCACTGGTGGCCGGGCACGACGGCCTGGACGACCTGCGGCTGATCATCGCCCAGGCGCCTGCGCACCTCGACGCTGCAGGCTGGTTGTTGCTGGAACACGGTTACGACCAGGCACCGGCGGTACGCGACCTGCTGCTGGGCGAGGGCTTCGAAGACGTCCACAGCCGCATCGACCTGGGCGGCCACGAACGCATCACCCTGGGGCGCCGCCCGTGA
- a CDS encoding ribose-phosphate pyrophosphokinase encodes MSKMMVFTGNANPDLARRVVRQLHIPLGDISVGKFSDGEITAEINENVRGKDVFIIQPTCAPTNDNLMELVVMADAFRRSSATRITAVIPYFGYARQDRRPRSARVAISAKVVADMLTVVGIDRVLTVDLHADQIQGFFDIPVDNIYGSPVLVDDIEDQRFENLMIVSPDIGGVVRARAVAKSLGVDLGIIDKRREKANHSEVMHIIGDVEGRTCILVDDMVDTAGTLCHAAKALKEHGAAKVFAYCTHPVLSGRAIENIENSMLDELVVTNTIPLSAAAQACSRIRQLDIAPVVAEAVRRISNEESISAMFR; translated from the coding sequence GTGTCCAAGATGATGGTCTTTACGGGGAATGCCAACCCCGATCTGGCTCGGCGTGTTGTACGTCAGCTGCATATCCCTCTCGGTGACATCTCTGTCGGTAAATTCTCCGACGGCGAAATTACAGCCGAGATCAATGAAAACGTCCGCGGTAAAGACGTCTTCATTATTCAGCCGACTTGCGCTCCGACCAACGATAACCTGATGGAACTCGTCGTGATGGCTGATGCCTTCCGCCGCTCCTCAGCGACTCGAATCACAGCTGTAATCCCTTACTTTGGTTATGCCCGTCAGGATCGCCGTCCGCGTTCCGCACGTGTAGCTATCAGCGCGAAAGTCGTTGCTGACATGCTGACCGTGGTAGGTATCGACCGTGTTCTCACGGTTGACCTGCACGCTGACCAAATCCAGGGGTTCTTCGATATTCCGGTAGATAACATCTACGGCTCCCCCGTTCTGGTGGATGACATCGAAGACCAGCGCTTTGAAAACCTGATGATCGTGTCCCCGGACATTGGTGGCGTCGTGCGTGCACGGGCTGTTGCCAAATCCTTGGGCGTTGATCTCGGGATCATCGACAAACGCCGTGAGAAAGCCAATCACTCTGAAGTGATGCATATCATCGGTGATGTCGAAGGGCGTACCTGTATTCTGGTTGATGACATGGTCGACACCGCCGGCACCCTGTGCCACGCGGCAAAAGCCTTGAAAGAGCACGGAGCAGCAAAAGTCTTCGCCTACTGCACACACCCTGTGCTGTCGGGCCGAGCGATCGAGAACATCGAGAACTCAATGCTGGACGAACTGGTGGTGACCAACACCATCCCGTTGTCCGCTGCAGCTCAAGCCTGTTCGCGTATCCGTCAACTGGATATCGCACCGGTAGTTGCCGAAGCGGTTCGCCGCATCAGCAACGAAGAATCGATCAGCGCGATGTTCCGTTAA
- the lolB gene encoding lipoprotein insertase outer membrane protein LolB, protein MFLRHVIVFSFIALLAGCSGLGTRESVEGPGNPAQWQQHKDQLSSLDGWQIEGKVGIRAPKDSGSGTLFWLQRQDYYDIRLSGPLGRGAARLTGRPGQVSLEVANQGRFEAPTPEALLEEQMGWKLPVSHLVWWVRGLPAPDSKSRLSLNGDSRLASLEQDGWQVEYLSYVQQNGYWLPERIKLHGTDLDVTLVIKDWQPRKLGQ, encoded by the coding sequence ATGTTTTTGCGCCACGTCATCGTTTTCAGCTTTATCGCCCTGCTCGCCGGCTGTTCGGGCCTTGGCACCCGTGAATCTGTCGAAGGCCCGGGCAACCCGGCGCAATGGCAGCAGCACAAGGATCAACTGAGCAGCCTCGATGGCTGGCAGATTGAAGGCAAGGTCGGTATTCGTGCGCCGAAGGATTCGGGCAGCGGCACCTTGTTCTGGCTGCAACGCCAGGACTACTACGATATTCGCCTGTCTGGCCCGCTGGGCCGTGGTGCCGCGCGCCTGACCGGCCGACCGGGCCAGGTCAGCCTGGAAGTGGCCAACCAGGGCCGCTTTGAGGCCCCGACGCCGGAAGCCCTGCTGGAAGAACAGATGGGCTGGAAACTCCCCGTATCGCATCTGGTGTGGTGGGTGCGCGGCCTTCCCGCACCCGACAGCAAAAGCCGCCTGAGCCTCAATGGCGACAGCCGCCTGGCATCGCTGGAGCAGGATGGCTGGCAGGTCGAGTACCTGAGCTATGTGCAACAGAACGGTTACTGGCTGCCCGAGCGCATCAAGCTGCATGGCACCGACCTTGACGTCACGCTGGTGATCAAGGACTGGCAACCGCGCAAGCTGGGGCAGTGA
- the ychF gene encoding redox-regulated ATPase YchF → MGFNCGIVGLPNVGKSTLFNALTKSGIAAENFPFCTIEPNTGIVPMPDVRLDALAAIVNPKRILPTTMEFVDIAGLVAGASKGEGLGNKFLANIRETDAIAHVVRCFEDENVIHVSNSVDPKRDIEIIDLELIFADLDSCEKQLQKVTRNAKGGDKDAVVQKALLEQLIAHFTLGKPARSLMKSMSADEKAVIKGFHLLTTKPVMYIANVAEDGFENNPLLDVVLAIAEEEGAIVVPVCNKIEAEIAELEDGEEKDMFLEALGLEEPGLNRVIRAGYEMLHLQTYFTAGVEEVRAWTVKVGATAPQAAGVIHTDFEKGFIRAEVIAYNDFIQFKGEAGAKEAGKWRLEGKEYIVKDGDVMHFRFNV, encoded by the coding sequence ATGGGATTCAATTGCGGCATCGTCGGCCTACCTAACGTCGGCAAGTCCACCCTGTTCAACGCCCTGACCAAATCCGGTATTGCGGCGGAGAACTTCCCCTTCTGCACCATCGAACCGAACACCGGTATCGTGCCGATGCCCGACGTACGCCTGGACGCCCTGGCGGCCATCGTGAATCCAAAGCGCATCCTGCCGACCACCATGGAGTTCGTCGACATCGCAGGCCTGGTAGCCGGCGCCTCGAAAGGTGAAGGCCTGGGCAACAAGTTCCTCGCCAACATCCGTGAGACCGATGCCATCGCTCACGTGGTCCGCTGCTTTGAAGACGAGAACGTGATTCACGTTTCCAACAGCGTCGACCCGAAACGCGACATCGAGATCATCGACCTGGAACTGATCTTCGCCGACCTCGACAGCTGCGAGAAGCAACTGCAAAAGGTCACGCGTAACGCCAAGGGCGGCGACAAAGACGCAGTGGTCCAGAAAGCCTTGCTGGAGCAGCTGATTGCTCACTTCACCCTGGGCAAGCCGGCACGCAGCCTGATGAAGAGCATGAGCGCCGACGAAAAGGCCGTGATCAAGGGCTTCCACCTGCTGACCACCAAGCCGGTGATGTACATCGCCAACGTGGCTGAAGACGGTTTCGAGAACAACCCGCTGCTCGACGTGGTCCTGGCCATTGCCGAAGAAGAAGGCGCCATCGTTGTTCCGGTGTGCAACAAGATCGAAGCGGAAATTGCCGAGCTGGAAGACGGCGAAGAGAAAGACATGTTCCTCGAGGCCCTGGGCCTGGAAGAGCCTGGCTTGAACCGCGTGATCCGTGCCGGCTACGAAATGCTGCACCTGCAGACCTACTTCACCGCCGGTGTTGAAGAAGTACGCGCCTGGACCGTCAAGGTCGGCGCCACAGCCCCGCAAGCCGCTGGTGTGATCCACACCGACTTCGAAAAAGGCTTTATCCGCGCCGAAGTCATCGCCTACAACGACTTCATCCAGTTCAAGGGTGAAGCCGGTGCCAAGGAAGCCGGTAAATGGCGCCTGGAAGGCAAGGAATACATCGTCAAGGATGGCGACGTGATGCACTTCCGTTTTAACGTGTAA
- a CDS encoding sigma 54-interacting transcriptional regulator codes for MSTSYQHTFETDDPLTECPTIETTINNTAALNIDILLLGETGTGKDTLALRVHRLSGRRGNFVAVNCAAIPETLAESQLFGVNSGAYTGAMQSRAGFVEAAHLGTLYLDEIDSMPLALQAKLLRVLESRGVERLGSTRFIPVDMRVIASAQHSLHEMVEQGGFRRDLYFRLNVVCIKLPPLRERRDRIIPMFLNMIRQEAEHFDCPALCAPSALLQQLLCHSWLGNVRELRSTAKRFVLGLPPFSEHAIGSEPQLNTLKARLHQIERSLIEESLRRHDYNVEAVAVELGVARRTLYYRMKQLEIVAKSDTQQQTPIT; via the coding sequence ATGTCGACCTCCTATCAGCATACGTTTGAAACAGATGACCCGCTGACTGAATGCCCAACTATTGAAACCACTATCAATAATACCGCGGCGTTAAACATCGATATTCTTTTGCTGGGGGAAACCGGCACGGGCAAAGATACCCTCGCTCTGCGCGTACATCGCTTATCTGGGCGAAGGGGGAACTTTGTTGCCGTCAACTGCGCCGCCATTCCGGAAACTCTGGCGGAAAGCCAGCTGTTTGGCGTCAACAGCGGTGCCTATACCGGTGCCATGCAATCACGGGCAGGCTTTGTCGAAGCAGCACACTTGGGTACCTTGTACCTTGACGAAATAGACAGCATGCCACTTGCCCTGCAAGCCAAACTGCTCAGGGTGCTGGAGTCCAGGGGCGTCGAGCGCTTGGGGTCGACACGGTTTATCCCCGTGGACATGCGGGTGATCGCGTCTGCGCAGCACTCGCTGCATGAAATGGTCGAGCAAGGGGGATTCAGGCGCGACTTGTATTTTCGCCTGAACGTGGTCTGTATCAAGCTGCCGCCACTGCGAGAGCGCCGTGACCGGATTATTCCGATGTTCCTCAACATGATCCGCCAAGAGGCGGAGCACTTCGACTGCCCTGCCCTCTGCGCGCCCAGCGCGTTGCTCCAGCAATTACTGTGTCACTCCTGGCTGGGCAACGTGCGCGAACTGCGCTCCACCGCCAAGCGCTTCGTACTGGGCCTGCCGCCTTTTTCAGAACACGCCATTGGCTCAGAACCGCAGTTGAACACCCTGAAAGCACGCTTGCATCAAATCGAAAGGTCGCTGATCGAAGAGTCGTTACGCCGCCACGACTATAACGTGGAGGCCGTCGCCGTTGAGCTGGGGGTTGCCAGACGCACACTCTACTACCGGATGAAACAGCTGGAAATAGTTGCCAAAAGTGACACCCAACAACAAACGCCAATAACGTAA
- a CDS encoding tetratricopeptide repeat protein codes for MNRSSALLLAFVFLSGCQAMAPVSPDGTPPVEDSTPAPEKPKVYSSFSEETIFSLLSAELAGQRNRFDIALDNYVTQAINTQDPGISERAFRIAEYLGADQAALDSSLIWAKNAPDDLEAQRAAAIQLARAGRYDDSMVYMEKVLQGKGDTHFDFLALSAADTDQDTRNGLMKSFDRLLQKHPNNSQLIFGKALLLQQDDEPEAALKLLEQHPPEDGEIAPILLRARLLQNLNRGKEAIPLLEKSIKKYPGDKRLLLTYARMLVEQDRMEDAKVQFANLVQQYPDDDELRYSLALVCLEAKAWDEAKGYLEDLIARDSHVDSAHLNLGRIAEERNDPQAALLEYAQVGPGNDYLPAQLRQADILMNNGRTDEAEKRLAAARDAEPDYAIQLYLIQAETLSANKQGDRAWKILQQALLQYPDDLNLLYTRAMQAEKRNDLAQMEKDLRLIIKRDPDNAMALNALGYTLSDRTTRYAEAKELIEKAHQLNPEDPAVLDSLGWVNYRLGNLDEAERLLRQALERFPDQEVAAHLGEVLWANGKQREARQIWEKFLKEQPESPILRSTIKRLTGSETL; via the coding sequence ATGAATAGATCTTCCGCGTTGCTCCTTGCTTTTGTCTTCCTCAGCGGCTGCCAGGCCATGGCACCCGTGTCGCCGGACGGTACGCCGCCGGTAGAAGACAGCACCCCCGCCCCTGAAAAGCCCAAGGTTTATTCCTCGTTCAGTGAAGAGACGATCTTCAGTCTGTTGAGCGCGGAGCTGGCCGGCCAGCGCAATCGTTTCGACATTGCCCTGGATAACTACGTGACCCAGGCCATTAATACCCAGGATCCGGGGATTTCGGAGCGGGCGTTTCGCATCGCCGAGTACTTGGGCGCCGATCAGGCGGCCCTGGATTCCTCGCTGATCTGGGCGAAAAACGCCCCGGACGATCTCGAGGCGCAACGTGCGGCGGCAATTCAGCTGGCGCGCGCCGGGCGCTATGACGACTCCATGGTGTATATGGAGAAGGTTCTGCAGGGCAAGGGCGACACGCATTTCGACTTTCTCGCGCTGTCGGCTGCCGACACCGATCAGGACACCCGCAACGGCCTGATGAAGAGTTTCGACCGCCTGCTGCAAAAACACCCGAACAACAGCCAGCTGATTTTCGGCAAGGCGCTGTTGCTGCAACAGGACGATGAGCCCGAGGCAGCCCTGAAGCTGCTGGAGCAACACCCGCCGGAGGATGGCGAAATCGCGCCGATCCTGCTGCGTGCCCGCCTGCTGCAAAACCTCAACCGCGGCAAGGAAGCGATTCCCCTGCTGGAAAAAAGCATCAAGAAGTACCCGGGCGACAAGCGCTTGCTGCTGACCTATGCGCGCATGCTGGTTGAACAGGACCGCATGGAAGACGCCAAGGTGCAGTTCGCCAACCTCGTCCAGCAATACCCGGACGATGATGAACTGCGTTATTCCCTGGCGCTGGTGTGCCTGGAAGCCAAGGCATGGGATGAGGCCAAGGGTTACCTGGAAGACTTGATCGCCCGCGACAGCCACGTGGATTCAGCGCACTTGAACCTGGGCCGTATCGCTGAAGAGCGCAACGACCCGCAGGCCGCGCTGCTTGAATACGCCCAGGTCGGCCCCGGCAATGATTACCTGCCGGCGCAACTGCGCCAGGCCGACATCCTGATGAACAACGGCCGCACCGACGAGGCGGAAAAACGCCTGGCTGCCGCACGGGATGCCGAACCGGACTACGCGATTCAGCTGTACCTGATCCAGGCCGAGACCTTGTCGGCCAACAAGCAGGGCGACCGCGCCTGGAAAATCCTCCAGCAAGCCCTGCTGCAATACCCCGACGACCTGAACCTGCTGTACACCCGCGCCATGCAGGCGGAAAAACGCAATGACCTGGCGCAGATGGAAAAAGACCTGCGCCTGATCATCAAGCGTGACCCGGACAACGCCATGGCACTGAACGCCCTGGGTTACACCTTGTCCGACCGTACAACGCGTTACGCCGAAGCCAAGGAGCTGATTGAAAAGGCTCACCAGCTGAACCCGGAAGACCCGGCCGTACTCGACAGCCTCGGCTGGGTGAATTACCGCCTGGGCAACCTGGATGAAGCCGAACGCTTGCTGCGCCAGGCGCTGGAGCGCTTCCCCGACCAGGAAGTGGCCGCGCACCTGGGCGAAGTGCTCTGGGCCAATGGCAAGCAGCGTGAAGCGCGACAAATCTGGGAGAAGTTCCTCAAGGAACAGCCCGAAAGCCCAATCCTGCGCAGCACCATCAAGCGCCTGACCGGATCCGAGACCCTTTAA
- the pth gene encoding aminoacyl-tRNA hydrolase, which translates to MTAIKLIVGLGNPGAEYEQTRHNAGALFVERIAAAQGVNLTAERKYFGLTGRFSHQGQDVRLLIPTTYMNRSGQAVAALAGFFRIKPEEILVAHDELDLPPGVAKLKQGGGHGGHNGLRDIIAQLGNQNTFYRLRLGIGHPGVASMVSNFVLGRAPRAEQEKLDASIDFALGVLPDIFAGEWNRAMKNLHSQKA; encoded by the coding sequence GTGACTGCCATTAAACTGATCGTTGGCCTGGGAAATCCAGGCGCCGAATACGAACAGACCCGGCATAACGCGGGGGCCCTTTTTGTTGAGCGCATCGCCGCCGCCCAAGGTGTAAACCTTACGGCCGAGCGCAAATATTTTGGCCTGACCGGGCGCTTTTCGCACCAGGGTCAGGATGTTCGTCTGTTGATTCCCACCACCTACATGAACCGCAGCGGCCAGGCTGTCGCGGCGCTTGCGGGCTTCTTCCGGATCAAACCCGAAGAAATCCTGGTGGCCCATGACGAACTTGACCTGCCACCCGGCGTTGCCAAGCTCAAGCAAGGCGGCGGCCATGGCGGGCATAATGGCCTGCGCGACATCATCGCGCAGTTGGGCAATCAGAATACGTTTTACCGCTTGCGGCTTGGCATTGGCCACCCGGGCGTTGCCAGTATGGTTTCAAATTTCGTCCTGGGTCGTGCGCCACGCGCCGAACAGGAAAAACTCGATGCCAGCATCGATTTTGCCCTCGGCGTGCTGCCGGATATCTTCGCCGGTGAATGGAACCGTGCGATGAAAAACCTGCACAGCCAGAAGGCCTGA
- a CDS encoding 50S ribosomal protein L25/general stress protein Ctc, producing the protein MNDFTLNAELRSDLGKGASRRLRRLASLVPAVVYGGDKAPESISMLAKEVAKLLENDAAYSHIIELNVGGSKQNVIIKALQRHPAKGHVLHADFVRVVAGQKLTAIVPVHFVGEAAPIKKGGEISHVTAEIEVSCLPKDLPEFIEVDLSAAEIGDIIHLSDLKAPKGVEFVALAHGDDKAVANVHAPRVAPEAEEGAAE; encoded by the coding sequence ATGAACGATTTTACTTTGAATGCTGAACTGCGTTCCGACCTGGGGAAAGGTGCGAGCCGCCGCCTGCGTCGTCTCGCAAGCCTGGTTCCAGCTGTAGTTTACGGTGGCGACAAAGCCCCTGAATCCATCAGCATGCTGGCCAAAGAAGTTGCCAAACTGCTCGAAAACGATGCGGCCTACAGCCACATCATCGAGCTGAACGTTGGCGGCTCTAAGCAGAACGTCATCATCAAGGCACTGCAACGTCACCCAGCTAAAGGCCACGTGCTGCACGCTGACTTCGTTCGCGTAGTAGCCGGTCAGAAACTGACCGCTATCGTGCCTGTGCACTTCGTTGGTGAAGCTGCTCCGATCAAGAAAGGCGGCGAAATCTCGCACGTTACCGCTGAGATCGAAGTTAGCTGCCTGCCGAAAGACCTGCCTGAGTTCATCGAAGTCGACCTGTCGGCTGCTGAAATCGGCGACATCATCCACCTGTCCGACCTCAAGGCCCCTAAAGGCGTTGAGTTTGTTGCACTGGCTCACGGTGATGACAAAGCTGTTGCAAACGTACACGCTCCACGCGTTGCACCAGAAGCTGAAGAAGGCGCTGCAGAGTAA
- the hemA gene encoding glutamyl-tRNA reductase: protein MAFLALGINHKTASVDVRERVAFTPEQLVEALQQLCRLTDSREAAILSTCNRSELYIEQEHLSADVVLRWLADYHHLSLDELRQSSYVHEEDAAVRHMMRVASGLDSLVLGEPQILGQMKSAYAVAREAGTIGPLLGRLFQATFNSAKQVRTDTAIGENPVSVAFAAVSLAKQIFSDLQRSQALLIGAGETITLVARHLHELGVKRIVVANRTLERASILAEQFGAHAVLLSDIPAELVRSDIVISSTASQLPILGKGAVESALKLRKHKPIFMVDIAVPRDIEPEVGELDDVYLYSVDDLHEVVAENLKSRQGAAQAAEEMVSTGADDFMVRLRELAAVDVLKAYRQQGERLRDEELIKAQRMLANGSSAEDVLMQLARGLTNKLLHAPSVQLKKLTAEGRLDALAMAQELFALGEGATESSSDKKPQ from the coding sequence ATGGCCTTCCTTGCACTCGGTATTAACCACAAGACTGCTTCTGTAGACGTGCGCGAGCGCGTGGCTTTTACGCCCGAGCAGTTGGTTGAGGCCTTGCAGCAGCTCTGCCGGCTCACCGACAGTCGCGAAGCTGCGATCCTTTCGACCTGTAATCGCAGCGAGCTCTATATAGAGCAGGAACATCTCTCAGCGGATGTGGTGCTGCGCTGGCTGGCCGATTACCACCATTTGAGCCTCGATGAGCTGCGCCAAAGCTCATATGTGCACGAAGAGGATGCGGCAGTTCGTCACATGATGCGCGTCGCTTCCGGGCTGGACTCGCTGGTGTTGGGCGAACCGCAGATTCTCGGCCAGATGAAATCGGCCTACGCCGTGGCCCGCGAGGCCGGGACGATCGGCCCGCTGCTGGGGCGCCTGTTCCAGGCCACCTTCAATTCTGCCAAGCAAGTGCGCACCGACACCGCCATCGGTGAAAACCCGGTGTCCGTGGCGTTTGCCGCGGTCAGCCTGGCCAAACAGATTTTCAGTGACTTGCAACGCAGCCAGGCCCTGCTGATCGGCGCCGGCGAGACCATCACCCTGGTCGCCCGTCACCTGCATGAACTGGGCGTGAAGCGCATCGTGGTTGCCAACCGCACTCTGGAGCGCGCCAGCATCCTGGCCGAGCAGTTCGGTGCCCATGCGGTGTTGCTTTCCGACATCCCGGCCGAACTGGTGCGCAGCGATATCGTCATCAGCTCCACCGCCAGCCAGTTGCCGATCCTCGGTAAAGGCGCGGTGGAAAGCGCCCTTAAACTGCGCAAGCACAAGCCGATCTTTATGGTGGATATCGCGGTTCCCCGGGATATCGAGCCTGAAGTTGGCGAGTTGGACGACGTTTACCTCTACAGTGTCGACGACCTGCACGAAGTGGTCGCCGAAAACCTCAAGAGTCGCCAGGGTGCTGCCCAGGCCGCCGAGGAAATGGTCAGCACCGGCGCCGACGATTTCATGGTGCGCCTGCGTGAATTGGCGGCGGTAGACGTGCTCAAGGCCTACCGTCAGCAAGGCGAACGCCTGCGCGACGAGGAATTGATCAAGGCCCAGCGTATGCTCGCCAACGGCAGCAGCGCCGAAGACGTGCTGATGCAACTGGCGCGCGGCCTGACCAACAAATTGCTGCACGCTCCCAGTGTTCAGTTGAAAAAGCTTACCGCTGAAGGCCGCCTCGATGCGCTGGCCATGGCCCAGGAACTCTTTGCCCTCGGTGAGGGCGCGACAGAAAGCTCTTCGGATAAAAAACCGCAATGA